The window CGAAGGCGTAGGCGGCGTTGTCGTTCGTCGTCCAGATGTTGAGGATCAACGCGAGGAGGCCGACCGCCGCGAGCCCCTGCGCCGCGAGCACCTCGTAGAGGTCGCCGGCGGGCGTGACGTCGTAGACCGACCCGCCGACGGCACCGGAGAGGAAGAGGAAGCCGTTCCCGACGAGGAACGCGATGAGGCCGGCCCAGAACCCGACGCGGGTGCTGCTCGCGAAGCGCGCCCAGTTCGGGGCCTGCGTGCCGCCGCTGATGAACGTCCCCACGACGATGGTGACGGCGGCGGCGAAGCCCATCTCGCTGCCGCTCGCGCCGCCGAAGAGCCCCGAGAGGCCGCCGACGTCCCCCACGGCGATGAAGATCGAGAGGAGGCCAACGACGACCAGGATCGGCACGGCCACGAGCGAGAGCCGCTCCATCCCCTCGTAGCCGAAGTACGCGGTCGCGAGGTGCAGGATCCCCCAGATCAGGATGAGCGCCGCGGTGAACGTCGGGGTGTTCAGATCGAAAAACGTCGCTGTCGGGATCGCGACCATCGGAATCGTGACGCCGAACCAGCCGACCTGCGTGCCGCCGAGGATGAGGTCTGCGAACTTCGCGCCCCAACTGCCGAAACTGTACCGCGCGAGGAGGACGGTCGTCAGCCCGGCCTTCGCGGCGATGCCGCACAGCGTCGCGACGTAGACGCCGAGGATCGCGTAGCCGGCGGCCATCGCCGTCAGCATCGGACCGAAGCCCATCGCCGCGCCGACCTCGGCACCGGCCCAGAGCGTGCCGGCGAAGAACACGAACCCGAGGAGGACGGCAGAGATGCTCACCAGGCCCTTCCGCTCGTCGCCGGGAACGTGATCGAGCGGGTAGTCGGGATCGGGAAGTTCCTCGTCGCCGAACACGAACCGTCGCCACGCGGGCGTGTCGTCTTCTGTTGCCATCGATTTCGGCTCACCGTCCGATTGTATAGTAATTGTGGATCCTGCCCACATTTGTGACGAACGGGATCGATGCGTCCGTCTTTCCGGGCAGTTCGATTGACATCTACGGGGGATGAATAGATCCCATTCGAATCTTTGCACGTCCGGGATCGATCAGACCATCACCCGGTCCGAGCCGGCGTTCGGGGACCGAGAGCGAACGCGTGGTTCCGGTTACCCAAAGCTGAAGCGTCGTTGCGGCCTCTGCTCGCGATATGGCCGAATACATCGTCACGAACGGCCGGACCGTGGCCGGCGACTCCGTCGACGTCGAGGTCCGTGCGGGAGCGATCGACCGCCTGGTTCCCGCGGGCGACGGCGACCCGGACGCGTTCCCCGCCGACCGTCGGTACGACGCCGACGGCCGGCTGGTGACGCCACCGCTCGTCGAACCCCACGTCCACCTCGACGCGACCGGAACGGCCGGCGATCCCTCCTGGAACGACAGCGGCACGCTCGCGGAGGGCATCGAGGTCTGGGCGGAGTACAAAGGCGACATCACCGTCGAGGACATCCTCGAACGAGCGACGCGGACGGTGGAGTGGTACGCCTCTCACGGCGTGACGCGCATCCGGACGCACGCCGACACGACCGAGCCGTCGCTGACCACCGTCGAGGCGCTGGTGGAGCTGAAGTCGCGGGTTTCCGATCTCGTGGACCTCCAGGTCGTCGCGTTCCCGCAGGACGGGATCCTCACCGACGAGTCGCACGAGGACCTGCTCGAAGACGCCGTCGAGATGGGCGTGGACCTGGTGGGCGGGATCCCGCACAACGAGTACACCCGCGAAGACGGCGTGCAGAGCGTCGGGATCGCGTGCGACCTGGCGGAGCGACACGGCCTCCCGCTGGATCTCCACATCGACGAGACGGACGACCCGAACTCGCGGTTCACGGAGGTGCTCGCCAGCGAGGCGATAAAGCGCGGGATCGGCGACCGCGTCACGGCGAGTCACACGACGGCGACGCACTCGTACAACAACGCCTACGCCGACAAACTGATCTCGATGCTCGCCGAGAGCGGCGTCTCCGTGGTGACGAACCCGCCAGATAACTCCGTCCTGCAGGGCGCGTACGACGACTACCCACGGCGGCGCGGTCACACCCGCATCGACGAACTGCGCGAGGCCGGCGTCACGGTCGGGATCGGCCACGACTCCGTGCTCGACCCGTGGTACCACTACGGCGTCGCCGACCCGCTGGACGCGGCGTTCATCCTCGCGCACTACGCCCACATGGCCGGTCGCGCCGACGTCGAGGTGCTCTGGGAGATGCTGACCGACGCCAACGCCGAGGTCTTCGACGCGGACGGATACGGTCTCAGCGAGGGCGACGAAGGCTCGCTCGTCGTCTACGACGCACCCGACGGCTTCAACGCCCTGCGGACGCAGGCCCCGCGGACGCTGGTGCTTCGAGAGGGCGACCCGATCGCGCGGACGGAGCCGAGCACGACGACGGTGCACCGGTCGGACGGGGCGGTCGACGTCGACTACAAGCGGTAGCGCCGACCGTCAGTCGCGGCCCGCGAGGGCGCGACCCGTCGACCGCGGGATCCCCGCGGTGTTTAAATACGATCGCGAACGAGATGCGGGCAGATTCCGAATGCCGGGTTCCGACTTCGATGGCTCCTCGATCAGGGTGCTCGATCTGTTCTGCGGCGGCGGCGGCCTCTCGGAGGGCTTCCTGCAGGCCGGTTACGACGTCGTCGCCGGCGTCGACGTCGACGAGGACTTCCTCGCGACCTACGAGCACAACCACGAGGACGCGCTCGCGATCCAGGCGGACCTCTCCGAAATCGGCCCCGAGGAGTTCTTCGCGGAGCACCCGGTCGACGCGGGAGAAATCGACGTCGTGATCGGCGGCCCGCCCTGCAAGGGGTTCAGCATCGCGGGCCACCGCGACCCCGACGACGAGCGGAACTACCTCGTCGGGAACTTCATCGACTTCGTCGAGTTCGTCGAGCCCGCGGCGTTCGTGATGGAGAACGTCCCGGGGATCAAGTCGATGGAGGGCGGGGACACCCTCCGGGCGATCCTGGAGGGGTTCGAGCGCGCCGGCTACGAGAAGCCGGCGTACGAGACGCTGAACGCCGCCGACTACGGGGTGCCGCAGAACCGCCGCCGGGTGATCTTCCAGGGGCGGCGCGACGGGTCGATCCCGACGTACCCCGAGCGGACCCACGGCCCCTCGAAACAGGCGACGCTCACGGGGAAACAGCTAGAGCCGTACGTGACCGTCGAGGAGGCCCTCCTGGAGCGGGGCGCGGACGGGGACGAGCGGCCCCCCATCGAGGCGTTACCGAACCACGAGAAGACGGATCACTCCGCGGAGATGGTCGAGCGGATTTCGGAGGTCGAACCCGGCGAGAGCCTCTACGAGAGTTACGGCGACAGCTGGCGGCGACTCCCCCGCGACGAGCCGTCGATCACGATCAAGGAGAACCACAACGCGCCGTTCGTCCACCCCGTCGAGGACCGCGTCGGGACCGTCCGGGAGTGTGCGATCCTCCAGTCGTTCCCCGACGACTACGTGTTCCAGGGGGCCAAGAGCACGCAGTTGAAAGTCGTCGGCAACGCCGTCCCGCCGGGGCTCTCGAAGGCCATCGCGGAGGCGCTGGCCGGGGACCTAGCAGAGATGGAGCGGAGTCCCGCCGCCAGCGCGGAGTGACAATGGGTCGGATGAGTCGTCGCCGTCGCGGTCGTCGTCGGGCCGTGTGAGCCGACTCGGACTTCGCTACTCCTCTTCTCGCCGCAGCACGTTGTAGCCCTCCAGCACCTTTCCGAGTCGGTGCATCGAGGCGACGACGACGTCGCAGGACGGCCGCACGGCGTCCTTCGGGACGTAGCCCACGGACAGTCCGGCGACCTCCAGCATCGGCAGGTCGTTCGCGCCGTCGCCGACGGCGATGGTGCGAGAGATCGGCACGTCGAGGTCGGCGGCGAGTGACTCCAGGGCGTCGTCCTTCGTCCCGGTGATGAGCGGCCCCTCGACCTCGCCCGTGAGACGGCCGCCCGCCATCGGGAGGCGGTTGGCGACGATGGTGTCGACCGCGACGCCCTCGCGTTCGAGGGCGCGCTCGACCCCACGCTCGAACCCGCCGGTCAGGATCGCGACGTGGTGCCCGGCCTCGCGGAGGCGGTCGATGAGTTCCGCCGCGCCCGGACGGAGTCGGACCTCGCCGAAGGCCTCTTCGGCGTCTTCCTCGGAGAGGCCGTCGAGCAGCGACGCGCGCTCTCTCAGACTCTCCGCGTAGGAGAGTTCGTCGTTCATCGCTCGGTCGGTGATGTCCTGCATCCGCTCGGCGACGCCCTCGCGCTCGCCGAGCAGCACGGTCATCTCCGAGTCCGAGAGCGTTCCGTCGAAATCGAAAGCCACGAGTCGCATACGCGGGGAATCGGCGTCGGCGCTTTTCAAATCACCTATCGAGCGGCCGCCTCCGGCGGTCATCGAGCGGTGGCCTCCGACTGTCGAGACCCACGAGAAACGGTAACAGGCCACAGAGACCCTGTGAGACCGATGAAGAAACGTTTAACCGGGAACCAGAGATGGGTTAGTATATGAAGGTCCTTATTACGGACCCGATCGACGACGCCGGCCTGGAACGCCTCCGAGAGGCGGGCCACGACGTCGAGACGGCTTACGACGTAGACGGTGAGGCGCTTCTGGAAGCAGTCGCGGACGCCAACGCGCTCGTCGTCCGGTCCGGAACGGAGGTGACCGAGGCGGTCTTCGAGGCCGCCTCGGACCTCGTCATCGTCGGTCGCGCCGGGATCGGCGTCGACAACATCGACATCGACGCCGCGACCGAACACGGCGTCATCGTCGCGAACGCGCCGGAGGGGAACGTCCGCGCGGCCGCCGAGCACACCGTCGCGATGTCGTTCGCCGCCGCGCGCTCGATCCCGCAGGCCCACGCTCGTCTGAAGACGGGCGAGTGGGCGAAAAGCGACTACCTCGGCACGGAACTCAACGGCAAGACGCTCGGGATCGTCGGCCTCGGTCGGGTCGGCCAGGAGGTCGCAAAGCGACTCGACGGTCTCGGAATGAACCTCGTCGCCTACGACCCCTACATCAGCGAGGAGCGCGCCGACCGACTCGGCGCCGAACTCGTCGAGTTCGAGACGTGTCTGGAACGGGCGGACTTCCTCACCGTCCACACGCCGCTGACGCCCGAAACGGAGGGGATGATTTCGACTGGAGAACTGGAACTGATGGGCGGCGGCTACCTCGTCAACTGCGCCCGCGGCGGCGTCGTCGACGAGGACGCGCTCGCCGCGGCGGTCGACGACGGGGTCCTCGACGGCGCGGCGATCGACGTGTTCGCCGAGGAGCCCGTCTCGCCGGACAGCCCGCTGCTCGACGTCGACGACATCATCGTCACCCCGCACCTCGGGGCGTCGACCGAGGCCGCCCAGGAGAACGTCGCGACGTCGATCGCCGATCAGATCGACGCGGCGTTCGCGGGCGAACCGGTGATGAACGCGCTGAACGCCCCCTCGGTGGACGAGAGCGTCTTCCCGCGCATCCGCCCGTACATCGGCCTCGCCGAGACCGCCGGGAAGGTCGCCGCACAACTGCTCGACGGCCGGATCTCCTCGGTCGAGGTCGCCTACGAGGGCGACATCGCCGAGGAGGACATCGAACTCGTCACGGCGTCGGCGCTGAAGGGCGTCTTCGAACCGCTTGAGTGGCAGGTCAACGCGGTCAACGCGCCGCAGATCGCCGAGGAACGCGGCATCGACGTGAAGGAGTCGAAGCGGCTCCAGTCGGAGGACTTCCAGAGCCTCGTGACCGTCACCGTCGGCAACGAGGACGATTCCCTCAGCGTCTGCGGGACCCTCTTCGCCGGGGACGACCCGCGGATCGTCCGTATCGACGGCTACCGCGTCGACGCCATCCCGCACGGCAAGATGCTCGTCGCACGCAACGCCGACAAACCGGGCGTCATCGGTTTCATCGGCTCGGTGCTCGGCGAACACGACATCAACATCGCGGGGATGTTCAACGCCCGCCGCGACGAGGAAGGCGGCGAGGCGCTCACCGTCTACAACCTCGACGATCCCGTTCCGACGGACGTCGTCGAGACGATCCTCGCCGACGACCGGATGATCGACGTGAAGTACCTCACCCTCAACGGCGCGGACGACGACGAAGAGTAATTCGGCGGCGCAGACGGCGAAGGGGAGTTCGACGACGAAGAGTAGTTCGACGACGCGGACGGCGAAGGGGAGTTCGACGACGAAGAGTGATCGATCGGAGGGGGCGGGCGCGCAGAAACTATCGTCGGAGGAATTCCGGGCGTTCGTCAGGCGTGGCCCGGGAGACGAGCGCGTCGACGAGGCGGCCGGGTCGCGTCTCCGCTCCCGAACGTTCCCGCTCCGCTTCGAGTTCCTGATTGGCCTCTTTGAGACGGTGCTCGTACTGATCGAGCACGTACTGCTGCTCTCGACCACGGCGGTCGAGTTGCCGTGCCAACCGCGTGTTCTCGCGTTCGAGCCGTTTCGCCTTCTCGCGCATCCGTTCGTTCTCACGCTGGAGTTCGACGACCAGATCCAGCAGCGTCGACGCCTGGAGGGTGACGTCGACGCTATCGAGGGGCGCCCGGTGACTCGCGGTCGATCCGCAGTCGTCGCGGTCGGTCGGTCGTCGTCTGTGTATCGCACTCGCCCGCCGATCGTCCGTTATGTCCGCCCGTCGAACGTCCGTGGCTGCCTGTCGAACGTCCGTCGCGCCCGCCCCTCGGCGGGGCTCATCTCGATACGCGGAGGCGACGTCACCGCAGCGGATATCGAGGCCTGCTCTGGTACCGCTCATCGGTCCCTCGGAGAACTCTGCGGACATGCGTGTTAATTGTCACCGAGTGACTAAGAAGACCCGTCAGACACGGGACGAACGGACGTCAGCCAGGGTCGAGGAACGGGTCGGAGAGCCGCAGCCCGAACAGTCGTATCGGCCGAAAATACGACAGTTCGACCCGCGAGAGGAGAAAACGCGTCAGCGGTCAGTTCGCGCCGATGTGATCGAGGATCGCCCCGAGGTCGTTCGGAACGGGTTCGGGCTTCCCGCCCGCCTCGAACGCGGCGTCGGGGTCCTTCAGCAGGTGGCCGGTCGTGAGGCAGACGACGTCCTCGTCGGCGTCGACGACGCCCCGATCGCGGAGCTTCTTGAGCCCGGCCACCGAGGCCGCCGAGGCGGGTTCGACGCCGATTCCCTCGCGGGCCAGGTCGCGCTGGGCCTCGGTGATCGACTCGTCGGAGACGGCGACCGCGGTACCGCCGGTCTCGCGGATCCCCGGGAGCGCCTTCGGCGCGTTGACCGGGTTGCCGATGCGGATCGCCGTCGCGCGCGTCTCGACCTCCTCCCAACGCTGGGTGTCGTCCCAGCCGTTCTCGATCGCCTCGACCATCGGGGCGGCCCCCTCGGCCTGGACGCCGGTGAGTTTCGGTACCTCCGCGGGATCGAGCGCGCCCGACTGGACGAGTTCGCGGAACGCTTTGTACAACGCAGAGGTGTTGCCCGCGTTGCCGACGGGCAGGACGATGCGGTCCGGGAAGCGGCCGTAGTCGTCGCGGAACTCCTCTAAGATTTCGAGGCCGATCGTCTTCTGTCCCTCCAGCCGGAAGGGGTTCAGCGAGTTGAGCAGGTACACCTCGCCCCGCTGGGCGAGTTCCTGGACGATGTCGAGACAGGCGTCGAAGTTGCCGTCGACTTCGAGGATGCGCGCGTCGTGGAGCGCGGCCTGGGCGATCTTGCCGGCCGCGACCTTGCCGGAGGGGAGGAGCACGAGCGTCTCCATCCCGCCGCGAGCGCCGTAGGCGGCGAGGGCCGCGGAGGTGTTTCCGGTCGACGCGCACGCGAGTCGGCCGACGCCGAGTTCCTTCGCGACGCGGACGCCGACGGTCATCCCGCGGTCCTTGAACGAGCCGGTGGGGTTCATTCCCTCGTGCTTGATCCGGAGCGTCTCGACGCCGACGTCGTCACGGAGCCGCGGGGCCTCGTGCAGCGGCGTGTCGCCCTCGGGGAGCGTGACGCCCTCCTCGAACGGGAGCGCGGCGCGGTAGCGCCAGACGCCCCGTCCCTGCCCCTGGAAGTCTTCGAACGTCGGCGGCTCCGCGTAGCGCACTTCGAGCAGGTTGCCGTCCTCGCCGGTGTATCGGATCTCGTCGAACGGGGCGTACGTTTCGCCCGTCTCGATGTCCGCGAGCCAGACGCCGTCGTCGGCGACGTCGGGGGCGTCCGGCGCGGGAGCGGTGAGTTCGAGGCTCATTGTCGAATCCCTCGCGTTCGGGCGTGAAAAGGGGGGCGGTTCACTCCTCGTCGGCGCCGTATTCGTCGATGCTGCGGTGGACGCGCTCGACCCACTGATCGAGCGCGTCGTGGAGCATCTCCTTCGCCTGCGGAAGCTCCGTTCCGGTGTACTGGTAGATGTAGCCGCCGGAGTCGAGCAGCCGTCGCTCGCGCTCGGCGAGCCCCTTCTCCATCAGCGTCGTCAGCGAGCGGTTGACGTTGCTCCGGTCGCGGTCGAGGATGTCTGCGAGTTCGGCGACCGTGCTCCCCGGATTGTCGAGAAGCGTGAGATACGTCCGGCTCTCGTGGCGCTGGATCCCGAACACGCAGGCGAGGACCTGCTGGAAGCCCGGATCTTCGGTCTCCAGGAGGTCGCTCATCTCTGGCACGTCGCTCATACCATCTCCTTCACCGCCGCCGCGACTAAAGTCCCGCGTCGCCGGCAGTTCCCGGGAGTCGATGCGACCTCGCGGTTGCAGGAATCGATATCGACGGCGCGTGTCGGCTTCGACTGACCTCTTGGGTCGTACTGAAAGGTAATTATTGCACCGTCACATAGGAGACGCCAATGTGTGACTCCGAATCTCCGAGTAATCGGGTTTCGCCGCCGGACGGTGGCCATCAGGCCCTCGTCGACAACTTCCCGAACGGGGTGGTGGTGCTCGTCGATTCGGATCTCCGGTACCGGATCGTCGGCCCGGCAGTGCTCCCGTTTTCGGGCCGTGACGCCACCGAAATGGTCGGGAGAGACGTGTTCGAGCTGTTCCCGGAACCCACGGCCGAGCGCCTCGCGTCCGCGCTGGAGGCGACGCTCGACGGGACGGCACAGTCGTTCGACGTCGAGTTCGAGGGGAAGTTTCACCACATCGAGACCGAACCGGCGCGAATCGACGGCGATCCCTACAGCGTGCTCGTCACCCAGGACGTCACCGAGGCGCGGGAGACGGCGAAGGCGCTGGAAGAGCAGAACGAACGGCTGGATCAGTTCGCCAGTATGGTCTCTCACGACCTCCGCGGCCCGCTGAACGTGGCCGAGGGCCGACTGGCGCTCTTCCGCGAGACCGACGACGCGGAACACCTCGCGGCGGTCGACGACGCCCTCGAACGGATCGACGAACTGACCGCGGACCTCACGGGACTCGCTCGAAGCAACCGCAGCGACGAGGAGTACGAACGCGTCTCGCTCGACACGGTCGCGCGTTCCGCCTGGGAGATGATCGACACGCGAGAGGCGGCCCTCGTGACCGAGGAGTGCTCGGTGGTCGGCAGCGAGAGCCAGTTGCAGGCGCTCTTCGAGAACCTGTTTCGGAACGCCGTCGGCCACGGCGGATCGGACGTCACGGTCCGAGTCGGTCCGCTCGAAGACGGCTTCTACGTGGAAGATACGGGGGTGGGAATTCCGCCAGAGAGGGAAGAAGAGGTGTTCGAACACGGGTTCACGACGGGGTACAGCGGGACCGGAACCGGACTCACGATCGTCCGTCGGATCGCCGCTTCCCACGGGTTCGACGTCGCCCTGGGCGAGAGCCAAGAGGGCGGTGCCCGCTTCGAGTTCCGCGCGTCGGAGTCGGCCGACGAGGAGTGAGCGTTGAGGGCGTCGGGTCGGACCGCCAGCCGGGCGCCAACCCGCCCATCCGCCATCCGTTCGGATCCGCCTCACTCGACGCGGCCGTACCCCATCTTCTCGATGCAGGTGAGCATCCCCTCCTCGTCCTCGTGTTTGTGTAACGTGGTCGGCGTGTCGCAGTAGTACGTGTCGCCGTCGTGGCGGAGCGAGAGCTGGTGCGTCCCGCCGAGGAGTTCCGCCTCGACGACGACTCGGTGACCGTCCCGGAGCGCATCGAGGATCTCTTCGCCGGTCAACTCGCCGGATTCGACGCGGAGTGGTTCGGGCATACCCTAGCATTCGGGGCCGAGAATATGACTGTTGGTGGAAACGGGCCCGCAGGACGGTGCCCGAGCCGCCGGAGTCGTCCAAAGCACTGGCAACTTCCGAGGCGCCGGAGTCAGCCAAGGGACTGGCAACTTCCGGGCCGTCGGAGTCGTCCGAACCGAGTCAGGATCAGTTCGTCGTCGACCGGGACCGGTCGTCCGATTCCGGTGGTTCGACGCCCTCGACGGCCTCGACGGTTTCGGTCTCTTTTTCGGTGTCGACGTGCCAGCGCGTCACCTCGTCGTCGAACTCGCCGAGGCGCTCGCTCACTTTCTGTTTCAACTCGTCGTCGTTGACGTTGACCTCGAAGATGAACGAGACGTCGTCGCCGCGGGTGGATTTCTGGATGTTGGCGCTGACGAGTTCGTTGTCGAAGTAGTACGGCGCCAGCTGCGTCATCACCCGCTGGTAGACGGTGTTCTCGACGCGACGGAGCGCCCGTCGGCCCGCGGAGTCGGCCGCGCGAGCGACGTACCCGAGCGACTCCGACCACCGCTCGACGGCCTCGTCGTTGTCGCCGTTCTCGACGTGTTCGTAGGATTCCGAAAGCCGTTCGCCGGCGGTCTGGAGGTCCTCGTCGGGGTCCTTCCCGGCCTTCTCGCCCTCGCCCTCCGCGACGCTCGCCTGCGCTGCGGTCTTTTCGCTCACGTCCTCGCCGAGTCGCTCGTGGGACTTCGGCCGCCACTCGTCCCACTCCTCGAAGGCGTCGCTGTCGACGCCTGCGTCCCGGAGTGCGCGTGTGATGCGTTCGCCGTGTTCGACGACGTCGCCCCAGGTCCCCCGGACCTTGAATCCGGAGACACTCTCTTCCATCGTCTCGCGAAAGGTACGTTCGTCAAGGTATAAAACTCTACTCCGAGCGTTGCGAGCGCGTCGCACGCGATCTCGGGTCTCGAACGGGATCGGCGTGCTGGTGAGGGTTTCTCGAACGGAACGTGCGGAGTCGAGACGACCTGCTCGAACCAACGGGGCGCGGTGGCCTTCTCGAACGGAGCGAACGTCGCGACGGACCCGACACCCCCTCCGACGACCCGGGAGGCTTTTGTGCCGAACCGAGATGTATCGCGTATGGGATACACCGTAGTGAGCCAATCGGAGGTGAGTCCGGCGGAGGAGCGACCGTGTGAACTACGTCGACTCTCCGAGGCCGCGGAGATGTCGAACGTCGCGATCAACCGATTCCGCGCGGAACCGGGCGAACAGATCCCGCTCGCGTACCACTACCACGACCAACAGGAAGAGGCGTTCTACGTGCTCTCGGGGACGATGCACGTCGAGACGCCGGACGGGACCTATCAGGTCGAGACGGGATCGTTGTTCACTGCGACGCCGGGATCGCCACACAGAGCGTACAACCCGGCGGACGCCGAGGCGGCTATCGAGGTGCTGGCCGTCGGGGCGCCGGCGGTCGACGGCGACGCCAACGAGTACGATCCGTCGGAAGACGACTCCGCAGCCGACGGCGAATCCGAGACGGGAGGGAGCTGAGATGACGATCGAAGACCGCGACGACGCCTACCTGATCACCCACGCGCTCGCGAAGGACACGCTCTCTCGGCTTCGTGACGTCGAGACCGAGCAGGTCGCGTTCCGCAAGGGCCTCGTCAAACTCGGACGGATCTGTGGCTACGAGATCATCGACGGCGCGATGGAGACCGAATACGTCTCCGTCCAGACGCCGCTGACGGAGACGACCGGCGAGCGGGTGAGCGGCCTCGACGACGTCGTGATCGTCAACGTCCTGCGGGCGGCGACCCCGTTCGTCGAGGGGCTGCTGAAGGCGTTCCCCCGGGCCAAACAGGGCGTCATCAGCGCCGGCCGCGACGAGAGCGCCGGGATGGACGAGGAGGGTGGCTTCCCGATCACCATCGACTACGTGAAGCTCCCGGAGATCACCGAGGACGACACCGTCATCGTCGCCGATCCGATGCTCGCGACCGGATCGACGATGTGCGCCGTTCTCGATCACGTCCTCGAGTCGGCGGCGGTCGAACCGGCCGACCTGTTCGTCCTCTCGGCGGTCTCCGCGCCCGACGGACTCCTTCGCGTCGGTGAGGAGTTCCCCCAGGCCGACCTCCTGACCGTCGCTATCGACGACTACCTCGACGACGACGGGTACATCGTTCCGGGCCTCGGCGACGCCGGCGACCGCGCGTTCAGGACGACGTAGGTCGACAGGAGAGAGCTCACGAGAGGTCCCGCGACGTGAGCATAAGAGGCCCCGCGACGTGAGCATACGAGACCCCGCGACGTGAACAACTTTACCGACGCGCCGCACAGGCACACGTATGACCGGGAGCGAACCCTGCGATGCCTGCGGCGATCCGATCGAAGAGGCGCTGGCTCGGACGGTTCAGTTGAACGTCGACCGCTCGGAAGTCGACAACCAGCGGCTCTGTCCCGCTTGCTTCGCCGACTGGATCGAGCGCTACCGAACCGAGATGCAGCCGCGAGCGACGGAAAGCCCCGTCGACAGCGACGCCGACATCATCGTGGACTGAGCCGAAGTGGCCTCCATAGACTGAACCGAAGCGGAGTGTCGTGGACTGAACCGAAGCGGAGTGTCGTGGACTGAACCGAAGCGGAGTGTCGTGGACTGAACCGAAGCGGAGTGTCGTGGACTGAACCGAGGACGCTCGGGGTTCAGACCGCATAGCGGCGTGGATCGTCCGAGTCGCTCTCGAAGATCGCAACGTACGGTTCGCCCGTCTCGCCGTCCGGGCAGTCGGCGGTTCGCTCGACCGGGAACGTCTCGCCGGTCGTGTTCGCGGCGTCGAGATACAGCGTCACCGGGTACGTTTTCGAGCCGAAACTCATCACGTGTTCGTTGTAGCCGTCCTGGACGTTCAGGTGGG is drawn from Halobellus limi and contains these coding sequences:
- a CDS encoding sensor histidine kinase; amino-acid sequence: MCDSESPSNRVSPPDGGHQALVDNFPNGVVVLVDSDLRYRIVGPAVLPFSGRDATEMVGRDVFELFPEPTAERLASALEATLDGTAQSFDVEFEGKFHHIETEPARIDGDPYSVLVTQDVTEARETAKALEEQNERLDQFASMVSHDLRGPLNVAEGRLALFRETDDAEHLAAVDDALERIDELTADLTGLARSNRSDEEYERVSLDTVARSAWEMIDTREAALVTEECSVVGSESQLQALFENLFRNAVGHGGSDVTVRVGPLEDGFYVEDTGVGIPPEREEEVFEHGFTTGYSGTGTGLTIVRRIAASHGFDVALGESQEGGARFEFRASESADEE
- a CDS encoding DUF5828 family protein; protein product: MEESVSGFKVRGTWGDVVEHGERITRALRDAGVDSDAFEEWDEWRPKSHERLGEDVSEKTAAQASVAEGEGEKAGKDPDEDLQTAGERLSESYEHVENGDNDEAVERWSESLGYVARAADSAGRRALRRVENTVYQRVMTQLAPYYFDNELVSANIQKSTRGDDVSFIFEVNVNDDELKQKVSERLGEFDDEVTRWHVDTEKETETVEAVEGVEPPESDDRSRSTTN
- a CDS encoding cupin domain-containing protein: MGYTVVSQSEVSPAEERPCELRRLSEAAEMSNVAINRFRAEPGEQIPLAYHYHDQQEEAFYVLSGTMHVETPDGTYQVETGSLFTATPGSPHRAYNPADAEAAIEVLAVGAPAVDGDANEYDPSEDDSAADGESETGGS
- the upp gene encoding uracil phosphoribosyltransferase, whose amino-acid sequence is MTIEDRDDAYLITHALAKDTLSRLRDVETEQVAFRKGLVKLGRICGYEIIDGAMETEYVSVQTPLTETTGERVSGLDDVVIVNVLRAATPFVEGLLKAFPRAKQGVISAGRDESAGMDEEGGFPITIDYVKLPEITEDDTVIVADPMLATGSTMCAVLDHVLESAAVEPADLFVLSAVSAPDGLLRVGEEFPQADLLTVAIDDYLDDDGYIVPGLGDAGDRAFRTT
- a CDS encoding DUF7569 family protein encodes the protein MTGSEPCDACGDPIEEALARTVQLNVDRSEVDNQRLCPACFADWIERYRTEMQPRATESPVDSDADIIVD